Proteins encoded within one genomic window of Psilocybe cubensis strain MGC-MH-2018 chromosome 2, whole genome shotgun sequence:
- a CDS encoding hypothetical protein (Uncharacterized protein C18B11.02c) encodes MADQHTTFKPKEVHGLKKIPPYWYPYTTMTKLRWIGRELLEVVSTEFRDRSMEYYRYALESGVTTVNGKIARPDTILKDGDRVENVVHRHEPPVTSKPVKVLLHDVEREFIVVDKPGSIPVHASGRYYRNSLIEILVNDFGYEKCYPVNRLDRLTSGCMIIPLSASRARQLTAEFMNGTVRKEYVARVKGKFPSEEIVCEEPLLTVDRQMGLNIVHPEGKHAKTVFNLIRYDENTDSSVVRCRPFTGRSHQLRVHLQFLGHPIANDPVYSEKKIWGENVGKGGIDVTPSENREAPAPPSHLQALVNSVGSPESLSKSSENVSGDSAATKLLPRETGEDIGMGSPVPLSSEAVGVITRLRNMKDEDEDWSRWRDVVFRAKGLMRPKDLVIKPPPPQNKRKKGGRAEVVSQPPSVTDPDVLDSHHSVEGTAVCADADTSPGPAATSNALLAEDPTPTPTEEAASGSPSQLTLDEVTEKISAAPYTGLDVGPSNDPIYCPECYLPLHPDPKPEKLYIFLHALKYTISLGEFSTEMPDWAAEGFEWDQT; translated from the exons ATGGCCGACCAACATACCACATTCAAGCCTAAAGAAGTACATGGTTTGAAAAAGATACCTCCATATTGGTACCCATATACCACCATGACCAAGTTGCGATGGATTGGAAGGGAGTTGCTAGAAGTTGTGTCTACGGAATTTCGTGATCGATCCATGGAATATTAC AGGTACGCTCTAGAATCAGGCGTTACTACTGTCAATGGGAAGATTGCAAGACCAGATACCATCTTGAAAGATGGGGACCGTGTCGA AAACGTGGTTCACAGGCATGAACCGCCAGTGACGTCCAAGCCTGTCAAAGTCCTTCTGCACGATGTGGAACGAGAATTTATAGTAGTCGACAAACCTGGTAGCATC CCTGTCCACGCATCTGGGCGCTATTACCGCAATTCGCTCATTGAAATCCTCGTGAACGATTTTGGATATGAGAAATGTTACC CTGTCAATCGCCTGGATCGTCTCACCTCCGGGTGTATGATAATTCCATTATCGGCCAGCCGAGCTAGGCAATTAACCGCAGAGTTCATGAACGGAACCGTTCGAAAGGAGTACGTCGCAAGAGTCAAAGGCAAATTCCCTTC CGAAGAAATCGTATGTGAGGAACCTCTGTTGACAGTAGATCGGCAAATGGGGTTAAATATTGTCCATCCTGAGGGCAAG CACGCAAAAACAGTTTTTAATCTCATACGGTATGATGAAAACACCGACAGTAGTGTGGTTCGAT GCCGACCTTTTACTGGACGAT CACATCAACTCCGTGTGCACTTGCAATTCTTAGGACATCCGATAGCAAATGATCCTGTATattctgaaaaaaaaatttgg GGAGAGAATGTTGGCAAAGGAGGCATTGATGTCACTCCAAGCGAAAACCGTGAAGCTCCCGCGCCCCCATCACACCTCCAAGCTCTTGTCAATTCAGTAGGAAGCCCTGAATCACTTTCAAAATCATCGGAAAATGTCAGTGGTGATTCCGCGGCTACAAAGTTGTTACCTCGCGAAACAGGTGAGGATATTGGAATGGGTTCGCCAGTACCACTTTCAAGTGAGGCTGTGGGTGTAATAACACGACTTAGGAACATGAAA gatgaagacgaagactgGAGTAGATGGCGAGATGTAGTCTTCCGAGCCAAAGGCTTAATGCGGCCAAAGGATCTGGTTATCAaacctccccctccccagaacaaaaggaaaaagggAGGGAGAGCCGAAGTCGTATCTCAACCACCCTCTGTTACCGACCCCGATGTCTTGGATAGTCACCATTCTGTTGAGGGCACCGCCGTGTGCGCTGACGCCGACACTTCTCCTGGGCCGGCTGCTACCTCGAATGCACTGCTGGCAGAAGACCCGACCCCCACGCCAACAGAAGAAGCTGCTTCGGGTTCACCTTCACAGCTCACATTAGACGAAGTCACCGAAAAGATTTCAGCAGCTCCATATACTGGACTAGATGTGGGCCCATCAAATGACCCGATTTACTGTCCTGAATGTTACCTACCTCTTCATCCCGACCCGAAACCCGAAAAGCTGTATATCTTCTTACATGCGCTGAAGTATACTATCAGCCTAGGAGAATTCTCCACAGAGATGCCAGACTGGGCGGCGGAAGGTTTTGAATGGGATCAAACCTGA
- a CDS encoding General vesicular transport factor p115, which yields MEFFSQTYVALRGPTGAPQTPTEIISKLSDRLSPATLLADRRAAVLSLKGLARDCRQEVGEMALPGLLDVLFNDAEVDAEIGKAVLETLDTLCDTEDVTSGSRESGFKYTDKVVASDKTTHFLFALLADSYVRLPTLQFLTTLLHNRRQVIQSYFLTAPAGPGSIIAVLEDKRDVIRNEAITMVQALISQSPDIQKVLAFEGAFEKLFNIITQEGGVDGGLVAQSALTCVDGLLRFNNSNQSYFRETSLPPVLCALLQFPVSLDIQTTAPQEFALQFWDTDKQANTSLIVGIMGMLVGSKGHGVQETLPYTRCLIEMALASNAPTALKIQALRLLPTNINFPLSEISLTPYVPVPDTNGEEWDRLELASALDALIELAIHGEYNGLDAGKRTKESLELRTAAASVFENFVRKDEIRQAIVQSMVPPEDPDSPQRSRTTPLLHALASPPNTASALEPADVISTHIATLMFSHLLRSSPRAKASARLIIPGPLQPTHDQASNFFVPADGTPAEPAQEEPEDEDEPQTLLQILTENLSLALLSRSRTNASDREAREWDRYVVGYLCLLSQWLWEDPKSVKDFLDAGGLGVLVEPINQTSEVDSVVPGLCSFLLGICYEYNRQPGEITRATIHPIINRLSVDMLIGQMARFREDERFKSVGPDSIVLSFPPPSLQPSVKPAVGTLDEGEIWFDWAFVDFWKSNYYTVQRGFSTDPDQLSSSAGMHLSEELNGHHADLLSGQSAEATMLIASLRDVIRQQTGEIESLQKRLNEVNNVESQVAELQKQVESLHSQLASSETKRKDVEKEQEDLLVLLDEVTSKRRKDKARLREAGLEVSEDEADDDDDDDDEE from the exons ATGGAATTCTTCTCGCAAACATACGTTGCCCTTCGTGGTCCTACTGGGGCACCGCAGACCCCCACTGAGATCATTAGCAAACTCAGTGATCGCCTTTCTCCCGCAACCCTCCTGGCAGATAGACGAGCAGCTGTATTGTCTTTAAAGGGGCTTGCACGCGATTGCAGGCAAGAAGTTGGAGAAATGGCTCTTCCGGGGCTCTTGGATGTACTATTCAATGATGCGGAGGTTGATGCAGAGATAGGTAAAGCAGTTCTGGAAACATTGGACACCCTTTGCGATACCGAAGATGTGACATCTGGAAGTAGAGAATCAGGATTCAAATATACCGATAAAGTCGTTGCATCCGATAAAACGACGCACTTCTTGTTCGCTCTACTTGCAGACTCTTATGTCCGGCTCCCGACTCTGCAATTCCTCACTACCCTACTACATAATCGACGTCAAGTCATTCAGAGCTATTTTTTGACAGCACCTGCAGGCCCAGGTAGCATCATTGCCGTGTTGGAGGACAAACGTGACGTTATTCGAAATG AGGCAATTACCATGGTTCAGGCTCTTATTTCACAAAGCCCTGACATCCAGAAAGTTCTCGCCTTCGAAGGTGCTTTCGAAAAATTATTTAACATCATCACCCAAGAGGGAGGCGTCGATGGTGGTCTAGTTGCTCAGAGCGCGTTAACCTGCGTTGACGGTTTGCTACGCTTTAATAATTCTAATCAG AGTTACTTTCGTGAAACGTCACTACCACCAGTTCTCTGCGCCCTCCTTCAATTTCCGGTATCATTGGACATTCAAACAACAGCACCACAAGAGTTCGCTTTGCAATTCTGGGATACTGACAAGCAGGCTAATACATCTCTTATTGTTGGTATAATGGGTATGCTTGTCGGTTCAAAAGGGCACGGT GTGCAAGAAACACTGCCATATACGCGATGTCTAATAGAGATGGCTTTGGCATCAAATGCTCCCACAGCTCTAAAAATCCAG GCTCTTCGACTCTTACCTACCAACATTAACTTCCCCTTATCCGAGATATCTTTGACGCCATACGTACCTGTACCTGATACCAATGGGGAAGAATGGGATAGATTAGAGCTTGCGTCTGCTTTGGATGCTCTTATAGAATTGGCCATTCACGGGGAATATAATGGATTAGATGCCGGCAAGCGAACCAAAGAAAGCTTGGAGTTACGAACAGCGGCTGCTAGCGTCTTTGAG AATTTTGTCCGTAAAGATGAAATTCGACAAGCTATCGTGCAGTCCATGGTTCCACCTGAAGATCCAG ATTCCCCGCAACGTTCAAGGACAACCCCACTTTTACATGCACTTGCATCGCCGCCCAATACTGCATCTGCTTTGGAACCTGCAGATGTTATCTCTACTCATATAGCGACTCTCATGTTTTCACATCTCCTTCGATCTTCACCTCGTGCCAAGGCATCGGCGAGATTGATTATACCTGGACCCTTGCAACCGACACATGATCAGGCTTCAAACTTTTTCGTACCAGCCGATGGTACGCCTGCTGAACCTGCCCAGGAAGAAcccgaagacgaagacgaacCTCAAACATTGTTACAAATTCTCACCGAGAACCTTTCCTTGGCCCTTCTTTCTCGGTCAAGAACAAATGCCTCTGATAGAGAGGCAAGAGAGTGGGACCGATATGTGGTCGGATATTTGTGTTTGCTCTCGCAGTGGTTATGGGAAGACCCTAAGTCTGTCAAGGACTTCTTGGATGCCGGAGGTCTTGGTGTC CTCGTGGAGCCAATTAACCAAACATCAGAAGTAGATTCTGTTGTTCCAGGACTTTGTTCTTTCCTTCTTGGAATATGTTACGAATATAACCGTCAACCAGGAGAGATCACAAG GGCCACTATTCATCCAATCATTAATCGATTGAGCGTCGATATGTTAATAGGCCAAATGGCACGGTTTAGGGAAGACGAGAGGTTCAAGTCAGTTGGACCCGACTCTAtcgttctttctttccctcCCCCTAGTCTGCAGCCATCGGTAAAACCAGCTGTTGGTACACTAGATGAAGGCGAAATTTGGTTTGATTGGGCCTTTGTTGATTTCTGGAAATCCAATTATT ATACCGTGCAACGCGGGTTCTCCACTGATCCTGACCAGTTATCATCCTCTGCTGGTATGCATCTTTCGGAAGAATTGAATGGACACCACGCTGACCTCCTTTCAGGCCAAAGCGCGGAGGCTACTATGCTTATTGCATCTCTTAGAGATGTCATACGTCAGCAAACTGGGGAAATTGAATCCCTGCAAAAGCGGTTGAACGAAGTCAACAATGTCGAATCTCAG GTCGCCGAACTCCAAAAGCAGGTAGAGTCACTACACTCTCAACTTGCAAGCTCCGAAACGAAAAGGAAAGACGTCGAGAAAGAGCAGGAGGATCTTTTGGTTCTCCTTGATGAAGTTACCAGTAAGCGGCGGAAAGATAAGGCCCGTCTGCGTGAAGCAGGCCTAGAAGTATCTGAAGACGAagctgatgacgatgatgacgacgacgacgaggaataG
- a CDS encoding Clathrin light chain — translation MSDLLGGDFSSSFQSNNSDEIDFERAASAFPDISLDGDTDIPSAPPAAGRSNSGFAFDEFDGTGFDQRDSAVRVTGDDEIDKFESDFPDIDVPQQHYVPPQQTSFTPTFAPQPQPSAFSSTPILSQTIEDEPQVIKDWREKQQKEINARDEASKIRREETIDKAERAIEEFYENYAKKKERSIRDNKNSESEYLEELRSSLASGTTWDRICNLVELQNSQSKTIARTGAGTTDLSRFKEVLLRLKREGDAAPGAAGY, via the exons ATGAGCGACTTACTGGGCGGCgacttctcttcctctttccaGTCAAATAATAGCGATGAAATTGACTTTGAACGTGCCGCATCAGCATTCCCTGACATCTCTCTCGATGGTGATACCGACATCCCAAGTGCACCCCCGGCTGCAGGAAGGTCAAATAGTGGCTTCGCATTCGACGAATTCGATGGAACTGGGTTTGACCAGAGAGACTCTGCAGTGAGAGTCACCGGAGATGATGAGATTGACAAGTTCGAGAGTGACTTCCCTGATATTGATGTCCCACAG CAACACTATGTACCTCCGCAGCAAACGTCGTTTACCCCTACATTTGCTCCTCAACCCCAACCTTCTGCGTTTTCATCTACTCCCATTCTGAGCCAGACCATTGAGGATGAGCCTCAGGTCATCAA AGATTGGCGCGAAAAGCAGCAGAAAGAGATTAACGCTCGCGATGAAGCATCGAAAATTCGTCGGGAGGAAACAATAGACAAAGCTGAACGCGCTATCGAAGAGTTCTACGAGAACTATGCTAAGAAAAAGGAGAGGAGCATCCGTGACAACAA AAACTCTGAATCAGAGTACCTCGAAGAACTTCGCTCATCTCTAGCTTCCGGGACGACCTGGGATCGCATCTGCAATTTGGTTGAGCTGCAGAACTCTCAGAGCAAGACTATTGCTCGCACAGGGGCAGGCACGACTGATCTCTCGAGGTTCAAGGAAGTCTTACTCAGACTCAAGCGTGAGGGAGATGCCGCGCCTGGAGCAGCAGGCTACTAA
- a CDS encoding Cytochrome P450 monooxygenase 128 has product MLLAGFETTATSLTWTLFELALHADVQDRLRQEIHQKEREIKARGDIAFTPNDFEDMPYLTAVLKESLRFNPAAYYIYRQPSKDEVIPLSTPITSPSGKILNEIVVPKNTKITISINGYNRNKAIFGHDSQLFDPDRWLTPGRVNKSVNVGVYGNSITFSGGIRSCIGWRFAVMELQAFLVELVGNFEFSPTPEASMIRREACLVMAPTIEGHVKKTRYLPLLVKKAKRAL; this is encoded by the exons ATGCTTCTTGCTGGATTTGAGACAACAGCCACTAGCTTGACATGGACTTTATTTGAACTCGCGCTTCATGCGGATGTACAGGACAGGCTCCGGCAGGAGATACACCAGAAGGAACGAGAAATCAAAGCTCGAGGGGATATCGCTTTTACACCCAATGATTTTGAAGATATGCCTTATCTAACGGCAGTACTCAAA GAATCTCTGCGCTTCAACCCAGCAGCGTATTATATATACCGACAACCCAGCAAAGATGAGGTCATTCCATTGTCAACCCCGATCACCTCGCCCTCTGGAAAAATACTTAATGAAATCGTCGtcccaaaaaacacaaaaatcaCGATATCGATCAACGGATACAACAG AAATAAGGCCATTTTTGGACACGATTCACAACTTTTTGACCCCGACCGGTGGTTGACGCCGGGTAGAGTTAATAAATCCGTCAATGTTGGAGTTTATGGGAACTC AATTACCTTTTCTGGAGGTATTCG TTCTTGTATAGGATGGAGATTTGCGGTCATGGAGCTTCAGGCGTTCCTTGTGGAACTTGTGGGCAATTTTGAATTCTCACCAACACCAGAAGCAAGCATGATTCGCAGAGAAGCCTGCCTAGTCATGGCACCAACAATTGAAGGTCATGTCAAGAAGACACGATATCTTCCGCTGCTCGTCAAAAAGGCCAAAAGAGCGCTTTAA
- a CDS encoding Phosphatidylglycerophosphate phosphatase 1, chloroplastic — MPLNIPALLVPFQLSIFPRLVIPALVVHDIRQVDFQALRRAGYRGAIFDKDNCLTLPHKDTLIPELQEAWKSCKETFGERNVLIVSNSAGTHLDAGGIQAESVSHHLGVPVLSHKAMKPAYSCITAIRGYFKSLPDPVEDNELIVVGDRVFTDLVLANRMRMQYQRRSSKTRPLPDASNENQESCPVPQGPLSIWTKGVWERESMLMRKMEYGLISLMEGLTVPPKEEFVNVGAFVKPFPVRKDAKPTGLLAFLKFMYKREI, encoded by the exons ATGCCACTGAACATTCCAGCTCTGCTGGTCCCATTTCAGTTATCAATTTTCCCAAGATTGGTTATTCCAGCACTCGTAGTTCATG ATATTCGCCAGGTTGATTTTCAAGCTCTGAGAAGAGCTGGCTACCGAGGCGCTATTTTCGACAAAGACAACTGCTTG ACTCTGCCACATAAAGACACTCTTATACCCGAACTCCAG GAAGCCTGGAAATCATGCAAAGAGACATTCGGTGAAAGGAACGTTCTTATAGTGAGCAATTCTGCTGGAACGCACCTCGACGCAGGCGGCATTCAG GCCGAATCTGTGTCCCATCATCTAGGCGTACCAGTTCTTTCACATAAAGCCATGAAACCCGCCTATTCATGTATCACTGCCATCAGAGGATACTTTAAATCCCTCCCAGACCCAGTTGAGGATAACGAACTCATTGTCGTAGGTGACCGCGTGTTCACGGACTTGGTACTAGCGAACCGGATGCGTATGCAATATCAGAGACGCAGCTCCAAAACCCGACCTCTACCGGATGCCAGTAATGAAAACCAAGAATCATGCCCTGTGCCACAAGGCCCTCTATCGATCTGGACAAAGGGTGTTTGGGAGCGAGAGAGTATGCTGATGCGGAAAATGGAGTATGGGCTGATATCTCTCATGGAAGGCTTGACAGTGCCACCGAAGGAGGAATTTGTGAACGTCGGTGCGTTTGTGAAGCCTTTTCCAGTAAGGAAAGACGCGAAGCCGACGGGGCTGCTGGCGTTCTTGAAATTCATGTACAAGCGGGAAATCTAG
- a CDS encoding Molybdenum cofactor sulfurase: MRNSKGHLNGPTSTKGLGLSHKRSGFLSRISLGCTSINSFDSEDFTPEISQLVNEKTISVDHLQLYQPRTFVPSVAYSPAAVRLDSNEEERAFEAFLQEYPEYQLTWILDTLRRTDFARLERADETYVDYMGGSLYPESLIRAHTDFLNGSILGNTHSVSNTSKLSLKCADEARQSVLSHFSAPSDYTVVFTANASGALKLVAESYPFTQGSSLVLGTDAHNSVHGIREFAKAKNAEVAYIPSTSRGGFDVQTAKNILLQHRPRSTDTSPSLFVQTSQSNVTNSKTPLSMTEYAASLGYHVVVDGAALAPTSIVNLSQYPIDAMAVSFYKMFGYPTGVGALIVKKSFLAQLKRPWFAGGTVDVVQVPGDIMTRAHEMHEQFEDGTINYLQLSAITNGLRFLSAYLPFLPLRLSSLIFYLTSTLSKIRHDTSGRPVVQILSRAPTKRLRSVGDQSDAGSILALLFFNASGEMIPNSFIEYAASLQNISLRTGCMCNPGGAAAILDIVEEMGRLYPGVTLQDFEDKMGRELGVVRISLGIATNFHDAWRVIQFVASIGNEFKRQKLWKQWAATRSDTGHGHAS; encoded by the exons ATGCGCAACTCTAAAGGCCATCTAAACGGGCCGACTTCTACCAAAGGGCTCGGTCTATCTCATAAACGCTCCGGCTTCTTATCACGAATCAGCCTTGGGTGTACCTCAATAAATTCTTTCGACAGCGAGGATTTTACACCGGAAATTTCTCAGCTAGTCAACGAAAAGACGATATCAGTCGATCATCTTCAACTTTATCAACCCCGCACATTTGTTCCCTCTGTTGCTTATTCTCCGGCTGCAGTACGTTTGGATTCTAATGAGGAAGAAAGAGCCTTCGAAGCCTTTCTTCAGGAATATCCCG AATATCAATTAACCTGGATACTGGACACCCTTCGCCGCACAGATTTTGCTAGATTGGAGCGAGCAGACGAAACCTATGTAGACTACATGGGGGGATCCCTTTACCCGGAGAGCCTGATCAGGGCCCATACCGATTTCCTGAATGGCAGTATTCTCGGAAATACACATTCTGTCAGCAATAc CTCCAAGTTATCCCTAAAATGTGCAGATGAGGCACGCCAGTCGGTACTATCACATTTCAGTGCCCCCTCGGATTACACGGTAGTTTTTACCGCCAACGCGAGTGGGGCATTGAAGCTAGTTGCGGAATCTTATCCTTTTACGCAAGGAAGTAGCTTGGTTCTCGGAACCGATGCACACAACAGC GTCCACGGAATCCGAGAATTTGCTAAGGCTAAGAACGCCGAAGTAGCCTATATACCTTCAACTTCTCGAGGAGGATTTGATGTCCAAACGGCAAAG AACATACTTCTTCAACACCGGCCGAGATCTACGGACACGTCTCCAAGCCTGTTTGTGCAAACGAGCCAGTCAAATGTGACAAACAGCAAAACACCTCTCTCCATGACGGAGTATGCTGCATCGCTCGGGTATCACGTTGTTGTAGACGGTGCCGCACTAGCCCCAACATCTATCGTCAATCTCTCACAATATCCGATCGACGCAATGGCTGTATCATTCTATAAGATGTTCGGCTACCCTACAGGCGTCGGCGCGTTAATCGTTAAGAAGTCATTTTTGGCTCAATTAAAACGACCCTGGTTCGCTGGGGGAACTGTGGACGTAGTTCAGGTACCTGGTGATATAATGACACGAGCGCATGAAATGCACGAGCAATTTGAG GATGGAACTATCAATTATCTCCAACTATCAGCCATTACAAACGGGCTGCGCTTCTTATCTGCCTACTTACCCTTTTTACCACTTAGGTTATCTTCGCTCATTTTCTATTTAACATCTACGCTGTCCAAAATACGACACGACACTTCCGGACGGCCTGTAGTACAGATTCTGTCCCGAGCACCTACCAAACGGCTTCGTTCCGTTGGCGATCAGTCAGATGCGGGTTCCATTCTGGCACTGCTTTTCTTCAAC GCTTCTGGGGAGATGATCCCTAATTCGTTTATCGAATACGCGGCATCTTTACAGAATATATCCTTGCGAACAGGGTGCATGTGCAATCCCGGGGGTGCAGCAGCTATTTTAGATATAGTGGAAGAGATGGGCCGCCTTTACCCCGGTGTCACTTTACAGGACTTTGAAGACAAAATGGGAAGAGAGCTCGGAGTCGTCAGGATCAGTCTTGGAATTGCCACTAATTTTCATGACGCATGGCGGGTCATTCAATTTGTGGCATCCATTGGAAACGAGTTCAAGCGCCAGAAGCTATGGAAGCAATGGGCAGCCACCCGTTCCGATACGGGACATGGCCATGCCTCATAG
- a CDS encoding Exopolygalacturonase, with the protein MRFSLATFTLLGLFPFAFARSPEHRPTKPKFPPGPPPKISCTLSASGGDDAPNFLKAVNACPTVTIPKSTTLNIETRLNMTGLRNKHISLEGTIKFSPDIPYWSGNGFFIPFQTQITFWLLGGENILFDGGGTLDGSGQVNFSDDPSNIGVYSSTLNSRFGGTLCRYSFLALSLPLLKRTKRLISASNSSLLRPITLTVFQAKNVLIENINMINSPEWHNLVNEGQNISYNNININAVSNSSHNAANTDGWNVYRSDNVAILNSVIVNGDDCVAFKPNATNVLVENLDCTGSQSLGQFPGMFDIVENVLAKNIKMTKAQNGARIKAWAGPNVGSGIVKNITFENFLETAVDNPIIIDQCYMTNATACAQFPSNTFIQDIWFTNITGTGTKSTVASLSCSPDGRCSDINLNDISLSFPSGTTSFFCQNVNITGDASDLFPICKTT; encoded by the exons ATGCGCTTTAGTCTTGCAACATTTACGTTGTTAGGTCTTTttccctttgcctttgccagAAGCCCTGAGCATCGACCTACCAAACCAAAATTTCCCCCTGGACCTCCTCCTAAAATTTCATGCACTTTGTCAGCTAGTGGTGGAGACGATGCGCCCAACTTCTTGAAGGCTGTGAACGCGTGTCCGACTGTGACTATTCCAAAATCAACTACTTTGAACATTGAAACGAGGTTGAATATGACCGGACTGCGCAACAAACATATC AGCCTCGAAGGTACAATCAAATTCAGCCCAGACATTCCATATTGGAGTGGG AATGGATTCTTTATCCCTTTCCAAACGCAAATTACCTTCTGGTTGCTTGGAGGAGAAAACATATTATTTGATGGCGGAGGCACCCTTGACGGTTCCGGGCAGGTTAATTTCTCTGATGATCCTTCCAACATTGGTGTATACTCATCTACCCTTAATTCTAGATTTGGTGGGACACTTTGTAGGTATTCCTTCTTGGCTCTATCCCTGCCATTGCTCAAACGAACAAAACGGTTGATCAGTGCTTCAAATTCTTCGCTTTTGCGGCCCATCACTCTTACCGTCTTCCAAGCCAAAAATGTATTGATTGAAAACATCAATATGATTAACAGCCCTGAATGGCATAATCTG GTCAATGAAGGCCAGAACATCTCATACAACAATATTAATATCAACGCTGTTTCCAACTCAAGCCATAATGCAGCCAACACGGACGGATGGAATGTGTATCGCAGCGACAACGTAGCCATTCTTAATTCTGTTATTGTTAATGGAGATGATTGTGTGGCCTTTAAACCAA ATGCTACTAATGTACTCGTTGAAAACCTTGACTGCACTGGCTCACA GTCTCTTGGACAATTTCCTGGAATGTTTGACATCGTGGAAAATGTTTTGGCGAA GAATATTAAAATGACGAAAGCACAAAATGGTGCAAGGATAAAAGCATGGGCAGGTCCTAACGTTGGAAGCGGCATCGTGAAAAACATTACGTTTGAAAACTTCTTGGAAACTGCAGTTGACAATCCCATTATTATTGACCAG TGCTATATGACGAACGCCACCGCGTGTGCGCAATTTCCATCAAACACGTTTATTCAGGACATCTGGTTTACCAA CATAACTGGAACTGGAACCAAGAGCACTGTGGCTTCTCTCTCCTGTTCGCCTGATGGTCGTTGTTCTGACATCAATTTGAACGATATCTCTCTTTC ATTTCCCTCAGGAACGACCTCGTTTTTTTGCCAAAATGTAAACATTACTGGCGATGCCTCCGATCTCTTCCCTATCTGCAAAACGACTTAG
- a CDS encoding Putative monoglyceride lipase, producing the protein MSTEAFTESWLEGPKATQFYTRTYPASTSPPKAVVVFVHGFAEHIGRYSHFHPILASRGISVFAYDQRGFGLTGQDTTGKKSKSSAYGKTSWKEQMLDIDWALGHVKTSFKGVPIFLMGHSMGGGEVLGFCAQGENGPYKSTLSSLSGVISTSPLILTTTPAPKFQLWIGSKLSAILPSTLIPVGVKAEQLSHDPEVNGAYLKDPLVKQSGSLKGVSDMLANGEKLLSSDYANWPKYLPVLILHGTEDKVTSHKASKELQSKLPADFKELSLYEGGFHELQNEPDGVKEKLADEIIAFIEKHLSTSATYVVQTEMVPVESSTEPTIPTEASVEPTGVSPARAKM; encoded by the exons ATGTCAACTGAAGCTTTCACCGAGTCATGGCTTGAAGGGCCTAAAGCTACTCAATTCTATACGCGAACATACCCGGCATCTACTTCTCCACCTAAAGCTGTCGTCGTATTCGTCCATGGCTTTGCAGAACATATTGGGCGTTATTCTCATTTCCATCCGATTCTCGCATCTCGTGGAATATCGGTTTTTGCCTATGATCAACGTGGTTTTGGATTAACGGGGCAGGATACGACTGGAAAGAAAAGCAAGTCAAGTGCTTATGGCAAGACATCCTGGAAAGAACAAATGTTGGACATCGACTGGGCATTGGGACATGTTAAGACCTCTTTTAAGGGTGTGCCTATATTTCTGATGGGCCATTCTATG GGAGGCGGAGAGGTTTTGGGATTCTGTGCTCAAGGCGAGAATGGCCCCTATAAATCAACCTTGAGCTCCCTCTCCGGTGTCATATCGACTAGCCCACTCATTTTGACTACGACACCGGCACCCAAATTTCAACTGTGGATCGGTAGCAAATTGAGCGCAATTTTACCATCTACTCTGATACCTGTTGGAGTGAAAGCTGAG CAACTGTCGCACGACCCAGAAGTCAACGGCGCATACCTGAAAGACCCCTTGGTAAAACAATCTGGATCTCTCAAAGGAGTCAGCGACATGCTTGCCAAC GGGGAAAAATTACTGTCAAGTGATTATGCAAATTGGCCAAAGTATCTTCCT GTGCTCATTTTGCACGGCACTGAGGATAAG GTAACCTCTCACAAGGCATCAAAGGAATTGCAATCGAAACTTCCTGCAGATTTCAAGGAACTGTCTCTCTACGAG GGAGGGTTTCACGAACTTCAAAATGAACCTGATGGCGTCAAGGAGAAGTTAGCTGATGAAATTATTGCCTTCATCGAAAAGCATTTATCAACGTCTGCAACATATGTTGTGCAGACTGAAATGGTGCCCGTAGAGTCATCAACTGAGCCAACAATACCAACAGAGGCCTCAGTGGAACCCACTGGAGTCAGTCCAGCCAGGGCAAAGATGTAA